Part of the Leptospira montravelensis genome, ATTTTTTGGACGAGGCGGAACTTCTATTAAATCAATTAGCTTTAGAAGGAGTCATTCAAATTGCCAACTTTCATCCTCAATTTCAGTTTGCTGACAAAAATATAAACGACATAACTAATTTCGTGGGGAGATCCCCTTATCCGACATTACACTTGTTACGTGAAGATTCCATTAGTAAAATTGCAGACACACATCCAAATATCGATAGTATCTATAAAAATAACAGAACGACATTCGCTAAACTGGGATATGATGGATGGAAAAAATTAGGACTATAATTTTTCAAAAAATTCAATTTGGTCAAT contains:
- a CDS encoding DUF1415 domain-containing protein, giving the protein MSQKSPIQNEDEILDKTKNWILKSVIGLNLCPFAKLPFQSNTIRYVISDSKTKKDLLFTLESELKYLSESEPLLTETTLIVHPYVLEDFLDQNDFLDEAELLLNQLALEGVIQIANFHPQFQFADKNINDITNFVGRSPYPTLHLLREDSISKIADTHPNIDSIYKNNRTTFAKLGYDGWKKLGL